The genomic stretch TCGCGGTGGAACCATCAGCTCTCTCGTTTGGGATTTGCAGCGCTGACCTGAACGCCCGTAATGCTGCCCTGGGTCATCAGTATACCGTAACCGGCAAGAAAAGAAAAGATTGTCTACATTGTTGGTCTCTTGTCGAGCGCGCGATACCTGATAGCTTCCGCTATGTGGGTTTCCGTGATCGCTTCGGTCGTGTCGACATCGGCTATCGTTCGGGCGACCTTGAGGATGCGGTGATAGGCCCGGGGGGATAGGGCCCACTTATCGACGGCCGCTTCCAGCATTGCCTGGGCTGCGCCCTCAAGGGGGCAATATTTCCTGATGGCTCGCGCGGGCATCTGTGCGTTCGCATGGAAACTCTTTCCCGTGTATCGTTCGCGCTGTATCGCCCGGGACCGGGAAACCCTCTCCCTTATCGCGGTCGATGGTTCTTCGCGGCGGTCAAGGGCAAGCTCGCTGATCTTCACGGGAGGCACCTCGATGTGGATATCGATCCTGTCGAGGAGCGGGCCGGAGATGCGTGAGCGGTATTTGTAGATCTGGGGGCCCGTGCACGTGCAGGCCCGTTTTGGGTCACCGAGGTAGCCGCAGGGGCAGGGATTCATGGCGGCAACGAGCATGAATCTGGCCGGAAAGGTGACGGCATGATTCACCCTGGATATGGTAACATCGCCGTCTTCGAGCGGCTGGCGCAGGGCGTCGAGGACGTGACGGCGGAATTCCGGGAATTCATCGAGGAAGAGGACGCCGTTGTGAGCAAGGCTTACCTCGCCGGGTCTCGGGACGTGGCCTCCGCCGATGAGGCCGGCGTCGGATATGCTGTGATGAGGCGAGCGGAACGGCCGCTTCATGATGAGGGCGCGGTCGGCGCCGAGAAAGCCGGCAATGCTGTGGATCTTGGTTGTCTCCACCGCCTCGGCATAAGCAAGGTTCGGCATGATGGTGGGGAGACAACGGGAAAGCATCGTCTTGCCCGAACCGGGAGGCCCCACCATAATGATATTATGCCCCCCCGCCGCGGCGATCTCGAGGGCCCTCTTTGCCTGAGCCTGGCCGCTGATATCGGAAAAATCCGCATCATCCCGTGCCGCGGTACCCGGCCCGGGATGACTGTCTCCCACAAAGGGGACAAGTTCACCTTCCCCTTTGAAGTAATGGAATATCTGAAGGAGATGGTCGGCTGCGAGAACGGTTATGTCCCGCACGATGGAAGCCTCCCTGCCGTTTCCGAGGGGAACGACGATGGTGCCTATGCCCTCCTCTCGGGTCAGCAATGCCACGGGCAGGATGCCCCGAACCGGTTTTACGGAGCCATCGAGAGAGAGCTCTCCCGCTATGAGATGACCTTCCAGGGAGTCTTTCTTCAGGGCCCCCATGGCGGCGAGGATGCCAACAGCGATAGGCAGGTCGAAGGATGAACCTTCCTTGCGGACATCGGCGGGCGCGAGATTGATGGTAATGCGGTCCCCGGGAAACTCGAACCCGGCATTTTTGATGGCTGACCTGACCCGTTCCTTGCTCTCCTTTACGGAGGCCTCCGGCAAGCCGACGATGTTGAATGCCGGCAAGCCATAGGTAATGTCCACCTCCACATCGATCTTTATTCCATTGATACCATAAACGGTTGCCGTAGGAATCCGCGCTATCAAAGATGTTCCTCCCCTTTTCTTCTTGCAGGCACGAAAGTGCCATTTATGGTCTATTACTTTCGGGATGAGATTATGTGTCGAAAAAATGGGGGGGGAGAAGACAGGCGATGGGCGATAAGGTCATGGGGTCTTGCCTTTCCCATCACTTTATTACCCGCTGCCTTTCTTTGATAACGTCTTCGCTATCTCTCGGACTTCCTGTGCCTTGGAGGCGTCGCAGACGAGGATGCCGTTTCTTGAGGCGACTATGACGAGGCCCGAGACGCCCAGGGTGGCGACGGGGGTGTTGTCGGTGATGATGACGCAGCTGCTGGTGTCGAGGGCGAGGGTCTTTCCGCGGACGACGTTGCCGCTCTGGTCTGTGGGGAGCACGCGCAGCAAGGAGGTCCAGGTGCCGACATCATCCCACGTGAAGGGGGCGGGCATCATGAGGACGTTCCGCGCCTTTTCCATCAGGCCGTAGTCGATGGATACCCTCGGCAGGCGGGAGAATATGGTGTCTGCCAGGTCATTTTTACCCGCTGCGAGCGCCTTTTCGAATCTCAGGAGGCCCGAGTGAAGGTCCGGCATATGGTTTTTCAATCCCTCAAGGAGCACTTCCGCGCGCCAGACGAAGATTCCGGCGTTCCAGAAGTAGCCGCCTTCCTTGATGTAACGGCGGGCCTTCGCAAGGTTCGGCTTTTCCACATATTGCGCCACCTCGAAACAATCGGCGCAGAGTGCCGACGAAACCTTATTGCCGGTCTTTATGTAGCCGTATCCCGTTTCCGGCCGTCCCGGAACGACACCTATGGTAACAAGGTGGTTTCCGCGGCGGGCGGCCTTCACCGTCTCTTCGATGGATCGCGAGAAAGCGGCATCGTCGGGGACATAGTGGTCGGAAGGCAGGATTACCATGACGGCATCGGGGTTGCGCCTGTGGAGCATCATGGCGGACAACCCCACACAGGGAGCCGTGTCGCGGCCTGCGGGCTCGATGATGAAATTCTCGCGGGGCAATCGGGGAAGACATTTTCTTGCTACAGGAAGATGTTCCTTACCGAGAACCACGAAGATGTGCTCGAGGGGGACTATCCTTCTGGCCCTGTCGACGGTCAGTTCGATGAGCGTTCCTTCCCCGGTGACGCTGACGAAGGGTTTGGGCACAAGCTCGGTGCTCAGCGGCCAGAAACGCTCGCCCTTCCCGCCGGCCATTATGACGAAATAGGTGTCCTCGAAGGCCCTGCTTTTCGGGGAAACTCTCTTCCCCGCCCTCTTCGTTTTTTCGCTCATAGCGCCACCCACCTCAAAGGAATCTCAGGATCTCGGGTAGGATGTCCGAGGCCGTTCCCTTGAGGAAATAGTCCGTGATGGCCGAGGTGAAGGGTGTTTCTTCGAGGTTGATCTCCACAATGGCCGCCCCTTTGGACTTAGCCATATAGGGTATGTCGGCGGCGGGATAGACCACCCCCGACGTGCCTATGATGAACATGACCTTGCACTTGTTCGCCTCGTCATTGGCCCGTGCCATCTCCCCCACAGGAATGCCTTCACCGAAAAAGACGACGTCGGGCTTCAAGGCCTTTCCGCACCTCTCGCATCGCGGATAGGGATGGATGGCGGTCGCCTCGGGTGTGAAGGGCAGCCGCGTGCGGCAGTTAATGCACACGAGCCATCGATGATTACCGTGGTATTCGATGACGTTCTTGTTGCCCGCTTCCTGGTGAAGGCCGTCCACGTTCTGGGTGATGATCGCCTTCAGGTAGCCCATCTCTTCGAGGCTGCCGAGCGCGCGGTGCGCCCTGGAGGGTGCCGACGCGAATATCACCCCCGCCATCTCCCGCAACATGATCCAGACTTTTTCGGGCTGGTTCATGAAGGACCCGATCTGGGCATATTCCATGGGATCGTACTTTTCCCAGAGACCCTGACCGCCGCGAAAAGCGGGTATACCGGCATCCACGGATATCCCGGCGCCCGTGAAAGCGACGACGTATTTTCGCTCCTTGATGATATCGGCTATCTTGCTGTATTCTTTCATTCCCAATCTCTACCTTAAAGGCCGTAAGGAGTAAGGAGTTCGACGCCTCACGCTTTACGCTTCACGTCCCTGTCAACCCGTCTTCCAGCCCTTATTGATGTCCCTGAAGGCGGGAATCATCCCGAATCCATCGGCCTTTTTGATGGCCCTCTTGATGGCTTCGGAAAGAACAAATTCGGCAAGCACCCCGACCTTGTTTATGTCCGCTTCGATCTCTCCCATTGCGAGGGCGAATACGAGGTCCCCGTCAAAGGTTGTGTGGACGGGATTTATCGTCTTGATGAGACCCCCCTGGGCCATCTGCGATACCTTGGTGATGTCCCTCTTTGAGAACCCGGCGTTCGTGGCGACGACGCCCAGGGTTGTGTTCACGATGCCAAATTGTTTCTTTACGATGCCCTGCTTCAGGCAACTCGTCGTATTGGCGAATTCGAGGCTGTCCTCGGACTTTCTCAGGCCGGCGATGATCTTGCCCGTCACGTTGTCGATGATGTCGCCGAAGGCGTTTACGACGACCAGCGCGCCCACCTTGAGGCCGTCGGGCATAGCGACGCTGCATGTTCCCAATCCGCCCTTCATCGCCCTCGACATTTCGAAAAGCTTGCCGACGACAGCACCCGTTCCTGCGCCGACGCTTCCCTCAGGAACCTCTTCGCTGGCGTTGATACAGGCTTCGTAGCCCATCTGCGCCGTCGGCCGGGCCTTGTGGTCGCCGAAGAGAAGATCGAAGATGACGGCCGAGGGAACAATGGGGACGTGTGTTATCCCCACGTCGAATCCCACGCCCTTTTCCTCGAGGTAACGGGACACGCCCGTCGCCGCGTCGAGACCAAAGGAGCTTCCTCCGCACAATAGAATTGCGTGCACCCGTTCCACGATATGGCCTGTACTGAGGGCATCGACCTGCCGAGTTCCCGAAGCGCTCCCGCGCACGTCGATCCCGCCCACCGCCCCTTCTTCGCAAAGTATGACGGTACAGCCCGTCAGCCCCGTGAAGTCGGAGGCATGTCCCACCTTGATGCCCGGAATGTCAGTTATGGAATTGAACATAAGGTATCACCTTTCAATGATGAGATTTTGTCAATTACCCAGCTTTTTCCGAATATTCAGGGATTTTTGCTCGTTTTCCCGTTTGAGGTCCTTCTTGAGTTTTGTCAGCGCCTTTGCGATGGCGTCATATTTGATGGAGAGTATCTCGCAGGCTAGTATGGCCGCGTTCTTGCCTGCATCGATCCCGACGGACGCGACGGGCACGCCCTTGGGCATCTGCACGATAGAGTAGAGCGCATCCTTACCCTTAAGGATGCCGCCGCTTGCCGGCACACCGATGACAGGCAGGGTCGTGTGGGACGCGATGACGCCCGGCAGGTGGGCGGCCATCCCTGCAACGGCAATGATGACCTCGATCCCTTCTTTGCGGGCGTTTCTTGCATAGCTGACAGTCTTGTCAGGGTCGCGGTGGGCCGAGGAGATGTCGATGACATAGGAAACCCCCGCTTTCGCCAGGAAGGCAAGACCGTCTTCGATGACATTGATGTCGCTGTCACTGCCGAGCAGGATCAAGACCCTTGGTTTTTGCATACCCCCCCCAGGCCTGGATTGTTTGGTGACCATGGTCTGTAAGTAATACCACATTTTCGTGTTCGAATACATGCGTTTTGTAAGGTCAGGCACCGCGATGTTGCCTTTTCGTGCCGAATATGCTACTGATATGGAGGGAATGCAAAAAAATGGATGCTATGGCAACGGTCCCTCTTTTCAAGGGCCTTTCGGATAAACAGCTCGATGATCTTGCCCGTGCCTTTCCGCGGCGGCGGTACGCAGCGGGAGAG from Syntrophorhabdaceae bacterium encodes the following:
- a CDS encoding P1 family peptidase, giving the protein MFNSITDIPGIKVGHASDFTGLTGCTVILCEEGAVGGIDVRGSASGTRQVDALSTGHIVERVHAILLCGGSSFGLDAATGVSRYLEEKGVGFDVGITHVPIVPSAVIFDLLFGDHKARPTAQMGYEACINASEEVPEGSVGAGTGAVVGKLFEMSRAMKGGLGTCSVAMPDGLKVGALVVVNAFGDIIDNVTGKIIAGLRKSEDSLEFANTTSCLKQGIVKKQFGIVNTTLGVVATNAGFSKRDITKVSQMAQGGLIKTINPVHTTFDGDLVFALAMGEIEADINKVGVLAEFVLSEAIKRAIKKADGFGMIPAFRDINKGWKTG
- the purE gene encoding 5-(carboxyamino)imidazole ribonucleotide mutase is translated as MQKPRVLILLGSDSDINVIEDGLAFLAKAGVSYVIDISSAHRDPDKTVSYARNARKEGIEVIIAVAGMAAHLPGVIASHTTLPVIGVPASGGILKGKDALYSIVQMPKGVPVASVGIDAGKNAAILACEILSIKYDAIAKALTKLKKDLKRENEQKSLNIRKKLGN
- a CDS encoding NAD-dependent deacylase gives rise to the protein MKEYSKIADIIKERKYVVAFTGAGISVDAGIPAFRGGQGLWEKYDPMEYAQIGSFMNQPEKVWIMLREMAGVIFASAPSRAHRALGSLEEMGYLKAIITQNVDGLHQEAGNKNVIEYHGNHRWLVCINCRTRLPFTPEATAIHPYPRCERCGKALKPDVVFFGEGIPVGEMARANDEANKCKVMFIIGTSGVVYPAADIPYMAKSKGAAIVEINLEETPFTSAITDYFLKGTASDILPEILRFL
- a CDS encoding mannose-1-phosphate guanylyltransferase; protein product: MSEKTKRAGKRVSPKSRAFEDTYFVIMAGGKGERFWPLSTELVPKPFVSVTGEGTLIELTVDRARRIVPLEHIFVVLGKEHLPVARKCLPRLPRENFIIEPAGRDTAPCVGLSAMMLHRRNPDAVMVILPSDHYVPDDAAFSRSIEETVKAARRGNHLVTIGVVPGRPETGYGYIKTGNKVSSALCADCFEVAQYVEKPNLAKARRYIKEGGYFWNAGIFVWRAEVLLEGLKNHMPDLHSGLLRFEKALAAGKNDLADTIFSRLPRVSIDYGLMEKARNVLMMPAPFTWDDVGTWTSLLRVLPTDQSGNVVRGKTLALDTSSCVIITDNTPVATLGVSGLVIVASRNGILVCDASKAQEVREIAKTLSKKGSG
- a CDS encoding YifB family Mg chelatase-like AAA ATPase — encoded protein: MIARIPTATVYGINGIKIDVEVDITYGLPAFNIVGLPEASVKESKERVRSAIKNAGFEFPGDRITINLAPADVRKEGSSFDLPIAVGILAAMGALKKDSLEGHLIAGELSLDGSVKPVRGILPVALLTREEGIGTIVVPLGNGREASIVRDITVLAADHLLQIFHYFKGEGELVPFVGDSHPGPGTAARDDADFSDISGQAQAKRALEIAAAGGHNIIMVGPPGSGKTMLSRCLPTIMPNLAYAEAVETTKIHSIAGFLGADRALIMKRPFRSPHHSISDAGLIGGGHVPRPGEVSLAHNGVLFLDEFPEFRRHVLDALRQPLEDGDVTISRVNHAVTFPARFMLVAAMNPCPCGYLGDPKRACTCTGPQIYKYRSRISGPLLDRIDIHIEVPPVKISELALDRREEPSTAIRERVSRSRAIQRERYTGKSFHANAQMPARAIRKYCPLEGAAQAMLEAAVDKWALSPRAYHRILKVARTIADVDTTEAITETHIAEAIRYRALDKRPTM